The genomic stretch gaaagagaTGCAACAAGGCACAAAGAGACTCATAATGATTATGAAAAGGGGCAAATGAActtcaaacagacacaaagtaactaagaaaatactcaaacatgactataaagaaaataaaaagacaacaacaaagcaaCTAGAGCATATTGCAACAATTTATCTGATTTAtctgtctatttatttattggcttTTATTGTTTAAGTCTGGTTTTTAGTagagctttatttatttgtatacatgtcTTATCATTTGCTGTatcatagacagacagacagacagatagatagatagatagatagatagatagatagatagatagatagaaagatggatagatgatgACTGATTGTAGTTGATTGTTGAAGTTGATTTAGTTAATCCCAACTCAAGGTCGACTCTGTGCTCTGCAGGTTTTCACACAGCGTTATCATCAGTGGATGGAAGTTgccattttatgctactttaagCTTTGCTGAGACTAAGATTAGATGCTGTCATacacatacaaataaatatatttataattaatggCTGTCCTCTGTctgcattaataataaatgctcaGAATAGCTCTAACAAGGGCGACATCGTGTGGCCATGCGTGGTAGCGTTCCGGTGAATTCTGTATTCATACTTTTTATTCGTCAATATTCACAGAAGTTAATCACTTTAGCTACATCAGCGAAGTGTATTTAGTGCATTTATTATTGCTACGTTGTCGAGagatacgttttttttaatgttagtaTGTTTTAGGCtatgtttgctttttaaaatgtatttattctttcttttttttttaaagttacattgaatacaaaattcaaatttaCAAACGATGCAGGCATGGGCTCAATATAATTACACAGATAAACAAGAAAATTACTTTACAGACAAATGAATAACAACATATATAAGCAATATAAATGGAGTACATAGATTAAATTacccaacaacaaaaaagaaacacattattcctctgttaaaaaaacgcTATACAATTtgtcatagtttttttttagtatttatttaaaaaattagacTCGCATATAAATCCAATTAAATTTGGGGTActtttgaattaaaacttaccATGTAAAATCAGGAGATTTAGAATGAAGGCAATGTTAAATgtattgtgttaaaaaaaatatctaatatgaGACTTTAAGAGTCCATATTAATGTTCTGATTAGTTTCACACAATGGGCAGAACccagaaagtatttttttatttaaaaaaaatcatatttcattTCCTTGGTTTGTGACGTCTGATGTGACGACATCCACAATCGACGGGATACCCGGCGGGGAGGAGAACCAATTACAGCGAAACACCACTCGCCACTCATCATCAGAAGAAGGAAGACATGGCCTCCAAAAATAACTTTTGTTCTGTGAATTTGGCGTTTCTGCTTGTCTTCGTGTTGACTGCAGCTGTCGTCCTGGTGGACGCTTCTGCTGACCGGTCCAAGACGGTGCAGTTTAACGTCAAACCGGGAGGAGTGGTGCACACTTTCACTGAGGCGGTTGTAAGTCACTGCATTAAATATTCTCTTTATTTTACACAATTAGCCTCCGTTTTTCAACAAAACCTGATAGAAAGCACCAGCTATGTTTAATCTAAGCCTGCAAGTTTAAATACAAGCTAATTCACCGTGTACTTATTGTAATTAGCTCCATTGTTATTGATTATTAAGTCGCTGACAGCCTCATGACAGGATTGAACATATCATGGACTGCACTGTGTGCATTAGAGCTGCGTTTCTCTCATTAAGAGTGAGTAAAATTCAATAAATTTGGTACTTTTCACTACATAAGTGGAAAAACTACATTCCGATGGTTAGCCGACGTCGTAGCGTGATGACGACACAGCCTGTGAGAGGCTGACACGTCGCTGCCTCAGTGACACAACGGCTCCATTGATTGGCTCACAGTTTTAATTTTGGAAATTGATTTACTTTCATATATAATAgttattaaagtttaaatacAGATGCCTACCACGAGATCTGCAACCATTTACTTGCTTTTTAattgtaaattattaattttatttgtttatttattgcttaATTATTTGTCCATGAAAATGGTCTAAAATAACAGTAAGCtctttcacagcagacattttgacatgacATGGctggaaaagcacaggtgttactaataACATGGTGGCTCCAGTACTGAAAGGCTATCTTACCAATTTATTAATATTGAGtctgattttactttttaaaaaatgactttatgcCCAgagaatgtttattttattttagttttaatcaATGTAatggcaataaaataaaatattatattattaacctAATCAGTGTTTTAGGAAAATCTCATATCCACAGAAGCAAATACAATAGCTCTTAACCctcatttattatatttgaaaatgAGACCAAGCAATACATGAAaactattttaacttttttgctttattgttttgtttatctttATTGTTGCAAGacattctattttttattcagttttgtatttagttttttattataaagaaatttaataataaaaataactaaatacacaaataaataaataacatggtGGTTTATTTTCACAATATTTCCCTGCAAAAGGGGTGTTTTATTGATATGTATTTTAATATGGCAGATCTTTGCAAAATTGGATATAAAATGATCAAACTGATGTTGAAATCAATGCCGTATATGTTTAGTCAATAACAGTTTTTAAGTGTCTCACAGTTTTGGAAAAGTCTTTACTCTGATAATATTCCATCAGGATGTGAAGTTGCTGAAAGAGGAGATAATATTGATTTATCGCTCTGCCCTAGTTTAGTTGTGATTCCTCATGCATAGTATCAGGTGTAACATTCacaacatgtcaaaatgtctgctgtgagaaACGTCTTTAACAGAGGACAGATTGATGTCTCCAAAACACTGTTATCACACCAGCAGCCAGAACAGACCATTGAATTCATTATGAAAAGAAATACTGAAAAGCTgcagaaattaatgtttttcgTATGTTTGCTGAACAAAAACtatgaatttattatttttccctctGGTTCAGAAATGCCTGTTCATGGACCTGTTAATTTTAAggtttggggttattttgtctcCCATAAGATGCcttctttcagaataaaaaacactccaaaacaaaagtttagaTGTATATTGTACTATATTTGAAACATTCGTGTCCCtatagatttctcctaaattcactaaaagcTAGTGTTCTATTGCGTCGTGTAGTACCGTAAACATGGTCGAAACCTCGACATCACAGGCATCATTAGAAAACTCCCACTCTTCTGCACAACattatgtgttttaaatgttctatactgttgttgctgtgaataagattcaatattttttcttcaaatagtCCTTTCAattaagaatgtatgaaatatttaaagattgttttatcaaaatgagttttttctaatactgagccataaatctcaacttcatcTCCACTTACATACACCAAACTTTCCAGTTTTATTCTtgactatattctgaaggttttatcAGAGAGGTTTatctatatatcattcatactGTGACGTCTATAACATGTTCTACAACATGTCCtaaaaatatgatgaaaatattttttttatggtttttgaaAGTATTTTGTGATTTATGAAATTTTAAAAGGAGATATCTcaatttccttctgtaaaaaaacttAATGATtactttgaaatttgctttatccaataTTCAGATTTACATtgtggaaatatatgcaaattagtgcatatttaatAAGCCCACACCTCATTTGTATAgccaaacataacattttagaaatcttgtagtgcaaaaaaaaattaaataacaaactggggaagttttatggtgatatctataagttaaTAAAATACTGCATTaacctgtagtgtctccccttaaaagtaaataatagatCAATAATGAAACTAATATGCAGATTTAACAATGCACTAACTAGCACTTTGTTATTTCAGAGGGAGTATGAATGCTCATTCACTTATGCTTCACAAGGGGGAACCAACGAGGTGAGTCTCTGTCTCGCTGTCCGTCTGCAGCATCATGTTACGGACTTTTAATTAAAGCAGGTTTtatgcacaaatatttaaataatcttCTGGTTTTGTGCCAAACAGGAATGGCTGATGAGTGTGGGTCTGAGTGACGACGACAGACtgttttcctgctctgtgtggaggtgagacactgacacacacacacacacacacacacacacacacacctcagtgaCCCTGATGTTCagcatgtcttcagtgtctctttcCACTGAGTCACTATTTGATTGTAGTTAATCGTGACAGCCCCAGTAGAGAGCAGAAACAATACAACAGAGTTTTCTAACCTTGTGGTTTCAATGTATTCCTGTCAGGCTTTCACTTAATAAGCGAGCGAATGCAAATGAGTTAATGTTGGTAAcaaatatttcttcttcttcatttcaCCAGGCCTCAGGGGAAATCCTACCTGTTTTTCACTGAGTTCAAAGCCGAATTGAAGGGAACCAAAATTGAATACGCCGAAGCATATGTAAGTATAAAAGAAACGCAACTGTCCTGTTTACTTGAACTCATCTTTATGTCGTCAActagagctgcaatgattagtTGACTAATTAAAAGGTTGCTTGAAAGATAAACACCACAtcaattattttgtttgcttatttttttcatgtgaaaatggcagaaaatgctgttttcagcctctgaaatacagagatttcctgcttttttttctcttttacatcatattaaagagaatatatttgggttttggcgaataaacaaaacatttagactttaaagtgtcagaaaaaagtgaaaaatatccCTCCCAGTTTTTTACAGACCAAACTATTTTGGCAGATTtatcaataatataaaataaatgtcagttGCAGCCTTTCAGTCAACTAATCCTCAACAGGGATAACGGCTGAATTGAACTTCTGCTGagtttattgtaataaaatcCATAATTGTCATCCAGCCATGTATTATGAGAATTAAGGTAACAATATACAACATGGCTTCTATATCAGTCTGTTACAGCTTGATATTCATGACATCGTCAGTTTGTTGTGCAGCTCTTAATCAGTCAGATCATAAAACAAGTCAAACTGAGAGCTGCatcataaatattgttttttttaaccgtcCTTGCAAGGTCAACTTGTGCAATAAACACATCTCAAAAGACTGCAATATTGAACTTAGGGATTTTTTTAGATAGTTAATGAGAATAACAGCAGAAAACTGCATCTTAAACTgttactgacattttttttgtgccatttcTGTTTAGTTTAATGTTAAATTTGTTCAATAAAAGAATGAACGCAACAGAAAGGCAGTAGTAATATTGTTATCTTGATATTCAACAATAGTAGTATATTGCATATCCTCCTAACATTGTGCAGTCCCAGTCAGACTATAAAACTTAAACACAACAATGGAAGAAATAGACCTTTTGCATTTGTCTTTATTCTGACTCAGACTCAAAACCCCAATTTCAATGCAGGTTCTTACCAAAGTAACAACAAACTACGTGTTTTATCTTAAACGTTCTGCACATTCTTTGTTCTTCTCAGTGTTGTAATTTGTAAGTTGCACCACATCCTGCAGAGTGTAGTTAAGGTGCTGGAGGTGCTCCTCAGTTTGAGCTCCTCAGCTTTCCCCCCACTGAGTGATTAGTTGGAGTCAAGCTTATGGTGGGCAGCTAGAAGCTCCCAGGACTTTACAGCCTAACAGAGACAAAGTGAAGTAAAAACCTTTTCCTCAATGTTACTGCACACTTTTAATGCATCCTGTCAGTGTGGAGATTAAAGCTTTTCATTCCATTTTGCCCCAAAACAATTTTGGAGCACAGAATTTACAGTGTCTgcacaaatgtcagaaaatcAAGGCAAAACACAGTTGATGAACAGTTTTGCGTAGCCTGAAAATAATAAAGCACCCACCTATGCACCAGcactacagcaacacatttgtCAGGCTCAGGGAGGAGATTAAGGctggactttttcttttttttggtcttgcagtttgtttttctttactttgcTTTACCGCAAAGCTGGTAGCTGTCCACACCTACACTTTTGATCTTCTGTGAAAAGATCATTGtcacatgtaaagacatgattTGTTATTTTGCCATAGGGTGCCTCTATCCTGCATTATCTTTATGCATATTTATGTGAAATGCATGTAACATTTCTGCATAAATGGTGTTAAGAGAAGTCTTAAAAGTACgatatgcaggattttcctttCTCTGGCTGTATTTCCTTTTTACCATTCATTTCTGGGTGTCACACTTTGGTCATAAAGTTATGGAAATGGCAGATAGGGCGCTGAAGAAATGGAAATATAATGTTGCAAAACACATAGTGGACAAAGCAAGTTCGAAAACTAGTGAATCTGGGATTTGCTTTCATTTTTGTTGAGTCGAAGAGCATGAATGTTGTATTTACAGACATTAAGCAACAATttctgcatagtatgcctttaaattCATCATTTATGAGCAGGATTAGCTAAATTACCCACCTCATTTTGTTTGGTATTTTTCTCCTGGCATCTTAAACTTGACCCTAACCCAAcgttaaataatca from Centropristis striata isolate RG_2023a ecotype Rhode Island chromosome 9, C.striata_1.0, whole genome shotgun sequence encodes the following:
- the mydgf gene encoding myeloid-derived growth factor codes for the protein MASKNNFCSVNLAFLLVFVLTAAVVLVDASADRSKTVQFNVKPGGVVHTFTEAVREYECSFTYASQGGTNEEWLMSVGLSDDDRLFSCSVWRPQGKSYLFFTEFKAELKGTKIEYAEAYSQTAAAGHSDVRLKPEEFVIGDSTVTHRQGKFSAQLSKLTAIGQTRHDEL